A window from Ramlibacter pinisoli encodes these proteins:
- the hslV gene encoding ATP-dependent protease subunit HslV: MDQFHGTTIVSVRRQLADGRWHVAIGGDGQVTLGNVVIKGTARKVRKLYHDKVLAGFAGATADAFTLFERFEAKLEKHQGHLVRAAIELTKDWRTDRVLRRLEAMLAVADRDASLIITGNGDVLEPEHGIVAIGSGGAYAQAAARALLDNTQLPARDIVKKSLEIAGELCIYTNMNHTVEVLE, encoded by the coding sequence ATGGACCAATTTCACGGAACCACCATCGTCAGCGTGCGGCGCCAGCTTGCCGACGGGCGCTGGCACGTCGCCATCGGCGGCGACGGCCAGGTGACACTCGGCAACGTGGTCATCAAGGGCACGGCCCGCAAGGTGCGCAAGCTCTACCACGACAAGGTGCTGGCCGGTTTCGCCGGCGCCACGGCCGATGCCTTCACGCTGTTCGAGCGCTTCGAGGCCAAGCTCGAGAAGCACCAGGGGCACCTGGTGCGGGCGGCGATCGAACTCACCAAGGACTGGCGCACCGACCGCGTGCTGCGCCGCCTCGAGGCGATGCTGGCGGTGGCCGACCGCGATGCGTCGCTCATCATCACGGGCAACGGCGACGTGCTCGAACCCGAGCACGGCATCGTGGCCATCGGTTCGGGCGGCGCATACGCGCAGGCGGCGGCCCGGGCCCTGCTCGACAACACGCAGCTGCCGGCGCGCGACATCGTCAAGAAGTCGCTCGAGATCGCCGGCGAGTTGTGCATCTACACGAACATGAATCACACGGTGGAAGTCCTGGAGTAG
- a CDS encoding STAS domain-containing protein: MPDKESSGLLSKVVKFVRNPGSGWSEAEQDASESSYSKQMLKEMIERKRRNDFVRKREFDMLRKMRRSEVLAGQDPAARPSFFQSSMPSKPDDRASTLKKIDEIEAQMSMQWWKTKHGDAAMRVGAGSSTNFPMSAHPPGESGPGGSAAGSLPPVVAYQRTEPVPIATAPPVRAADDNLLDFDEPSLPPAAVPAAAAAATPASQRTPVPGAAAPNRPPMGMFAAPPTEPGTPSGFSASKVFAIDVDEFAHDPELEEASIRFANGDDAGAESGLMEVLGPGGARIDHDETWLTLFDLYRATGQQDRFESAAIEFAGRFGRSAPQWISLPEAVGKIGSAAPAAPAGNQAADWVSPGTLGTQSLATLNAALGRSPQPWRLSWTKLASIEDAALEGLARLFNSWAAQTVQVRFISADNLERVLKDATPSGDKGVNPAWWKLRLEVLRVMHRPDEFELVALDYCVTYEVSPPSWDSARCEYKPLQADGSYVPGHTIIGEAFRDSVLTGSASTTYGETLQGGLSAQTAQVATVELAGQILGDAQEAIDLLDGKLAGADIMVISCTRLIRIDFTAAGTLLNWVSSRQAEGRQVQFADVHRLVAAFFNVIGISEHARVIARRD; this comes from the coding sequence ATGCCCGACAAGGAAAGCAGCGGCCTCCTGTCCAAGGTGGTGAAGTTCGTTCGCAACCCCGGCTCGGGATGGTCCGAGGCGGAGCAGGACGCCTCCGAGAGCTCGTACTCCAAGCAGATGCTCAAGGAGATGATCGAGCGCAAGCGGCGCAACGACTTCGTGCGCAAGCGCGAGTTCGACATGCTGCGCAAGATGCGTCGCAGCGAGGTCCTGGCCGGCCAGGACCCCGCGGCGCGTCCCTCGTTCTTCCAGAGCTCGATGCCGTCCAAGCCGGACGACCGCGCCAGCACGCTCAAGAAGATCGACGAGATCGAGGCGCAGATGTCCATGCAGTGGTGGAAGACCAAGCATGGCGACGCCGCGATGCGGGTCGGGGCCGGCAGCAGCACCAACTTCCCGATGTCGGCGCACCCGCCGGGCGAATCGGGTCCCGGCGGTTCGGCGGCTGGCTCGCTCCCGCCGGTGGTTGCCTACCAGCGCACCGAGCCGGTGCCCATTGCCACGGCGCCGCCGGTGCGCGCGGCCGACGACAACCTGCTCGATTTCGACGAGCCGTCGCTGCCCCCGGCCGCCGTGCCCGCGGCGGCCGCAGCTGCGACGCCGGCCTCGCAGCGCACGCCGGTCCCCGGCGCTGCCGCACCGAACCGTCCGCCGATGGGGATGTTCGCGGCGCCACCCACCGAACCCGGCACGCCCAGCGGCTTTTCGGCCTCCAAGGTGTTCGCCATCGACGTCGACGAGTTCGCGCACGACCCCGAGCTGGAAGAGGCCTCGATCCGGTTCGCCAACGGCGATGATGCCGGCGCGGAGTCCGGCCTGATGGAGGTGCTGGGCCCCGGCGGCGCGCGCATCGACCACGACGAGACCTGGCTCACGCTGTTCGACCTGTACCGCGCCACCGGCCAGCAGGACCGCTTCGAGAGTGCCGCCATCGAGTTCGCCGGCCGCTTCGGCCGCTCGGCCCCGCAATGGATCTCGCTGCCCGAGGCGGTGGGCAAGATCGGCTCGGCCGCCCCGGCGGCGCCGGCCGGCAACCAGGCCGCCGACTGGGTCTCGCCCGGCACCCTGGGCACGCAGTCGCTGGCCACGCTCAATGCGGCCCTGGGACGCTCCCCGCAGCCCTGGCGGCTGTCCTGGACCAAGCTCGCCAGCATCGAGGATGCCGCGCTGGAGGGCCTGGCCCGCCTGTTCAATTCCTGGGCGGCGCAGACCGTGCAGGTGCGCTTCATCAGCGCCGACAACCTGGAGCGCGTGCTCAAGGACGCCACGCCGTCGGGCGACAAGGGCGTCAATCCGGCCTGGTGGAAGCTGCGCCTGGAGGTGCTGCGCGTCATGCACCGCCCCGACGAATTCGAGCTGGTGGCGCTGGACTACTGCGTCACCTATGAAGTCTCGCCGCCGTCGTGGGACAGCGCCCGTTGCGAGTACAAGCCGCTGCAGGCCGACGGCAGCTACGTGCCGGGCCACACCATCATCGGCGAGGCGTTCCGCGACTCGGTGCTTACCGGCAGCGCCAGCACCACCTACGGCGAGACGCTGCAGGGCGGGCTGAGCGCACAGACCGCGCAGGTGGCCACCGTCGAGCTCGCCGGGCAGATCCTGGGCGATGCCCAGGAAGCCATCGACCTGCTCGACGGCAAGCTGGCCGGCGCCGACATCATGGTCATCTCGTGCACGCGGCTCATCCGCATCGACTTCACGGCTGCCGGCACGCTGCTCAACTGGGTGAGCTCGCGCCAGGCCGAGGGCCGCCAGGTCCAGTTCGCCGACGTGCACCGGCTGGTGGCCGCGTTCTTCAACGTCATCGGCATCAGCGAGCACGCACGCGTCATCGCCCGGCGCGACTGA
- the dksA gene encoding RNA polymerase-binding protein DksA, whose translation MKPQPKAAAKAVKAAPKAKAKTAAKTVKPAPKKAVASKAPAKKVVASKTTPAKAAKAVTATTTRPASKPAAKPAAKAAPKPVSKAPATKAAAPAPKKTIPAKAPAPVPAKAIARPTPVAASAMPPRAPDPMGSPARATRPSARLAQITVPSMAQSVASTAAKASYTQTPASLVLTPPPLVNIKKDPKLANNWKAKPAEELTDAEVLAMPDSEYMNDKQMAFFRSKLVQLKQDILNNAGETTEHLREDTVIVPDPADRATIEEEHALELRTRDRERKLLKKIEQSIARIDAGDYGYCDETGEPIGVGRLLARPTATLSLEAQQRRELKQKMFGD comes from the coding sequence GTGAAGCCCCAACCCAAGGCCGCCGCCAAAGCCGTGAAGGCAGCCCCCAAGGCGAAGGCCAAGACTGCCGCCAAGACGGTGAAACCGGCGCCCAAGAAGGCAGTGGCCAGCAAGGCGCCGGCCAAGAAGGTGGTCGCGAGCAAGACGACACCCGCCAAGGCAGCCAAGGCTGTCACGGCAACCACAACCAGGCCGGCTTCCAAGCCGGCTGCCAAGCCAGCCGCGAAGGCGGCCCCCAAGCCAGTGTCGAAGGCGCCGGCCACCAAGGCGGCCGCACCGGCACCCAAGAAGACCATCCCCGCCAAGGCGCCGGCCCCCGTGCCCGCCAAGGCCATTGCCCGACCAACCCCCGTAGCAGCCTCGGCCATGCCCCCCCGGGCACCGGACCCGATGGGCAGCCCGGCGCGCGCCACCCGCCCGTCGGCCCGCCTGGCGCAGATCACGGTGCCCTCGATGGCGCAGTCGGTCGCGTCCACGGCGGCCAAGGCCAGCTACACCCAGACCCCCGCATCCCTCGTGCTCACACCTCCGCCCCTCGTCAACATCAAGAAAGATCCCAAGCTCGCCAACAACTGGAAGGCCAAACCGGCCGAGGAGCTGACGGATGCCGAGGTCCTGGCCATGCCGGACTCGGAGTACATGAACGACAAGCAGATGGCCTTCTTCAGAAGCAAGCTGGTGCAGCTGAAGCAGGACATCCTGAACAACGCCGGTGAAACCACCGAACATCTGCGCGAAGACACCGTCATCGTGCCGGACCCGGCCGACCGCGCCACGATCGAGGAGGAACACGCCCTCGAACTGCGCACCCGCGACCGCGAGCGCAAGCTGCTCAAGAAGATCGAGCAGTCCATCGCGCGCATCGACGCCGGCGACTACGGCTACTGCGACGAGACCGGCGAGCCCATCGGGGTCGGCCGGCTGCTCGCGCGCCCGACCGCGACCCTGTCGCTCGAGGCGCAGCAGCGCCGCGAGTTGAAGCAGAAGATGTTCGGCGACTGA